The stretch of DNA TAGAGACCACGGGAGTTCATAATGTATAACAACGTTAGCTTGCTGTAGATTCAGACCTTCTGAAGCAACGTCTGTCGAGACTAAGACTCTAGGACCCGGCTCCGAAAGCCACGCTTTAATCTCTTCTAAGAGTCCCTGATTTCTAGTCAGCATATCTCCCGTGATTAGCTCCACGCTACACCCAACGCGACTATTCTTGAAGACCTCGCGAACTCTCTCATATACGTACCTAGCAGTATCTGCGTACTCGCTAAACACTACTACCTTATCACCAACTCTTAAGTGTCTGTTAATCAGTGATATCAAGGCGTTTAACTTCGAATCACCGCGCTTTATGATCTCCCTAGCAAGATTTCTGAGTTCGTCAATCTCGTCCTTATAAGACTTAAAGATGTCAACGAATTTTAATGATGCGTCGACTAACTTGTCAGGATCTGCATCAACGTCGTCTTCCGTCAGGTACGCTTCTAAATCTTCCTCAAAGTCTCTTAGTGTCTGGAGCGGCCTACTCACACTCTCAAGAACTCTCTCAAATGTCTTGAGCCCGGCTTCAGGGCTTGACAAGCCTCTCTTATCTATTATCGCGGCAACAAGCTCTAAGCCTTTAACCTTGCCATACTTCAAGAGCAATTCTTTAGTTAATTCATCTAGTTTCTCAATATATTTTTTCTCCATCTCCGTAGGCTCGATAATGCATGCTTTGTAGGCCGCGTCAACGAATACCTTCTCTTTCTCGTATAAATTATTGACTTCTGACTTACTCCTTCTAAAGACTATAGCGTCTCTAACTTCCATGTAGAACTTACTGTGGTCGAGGTCTTTCCAGGCGCTCGCGTCCAGACCCGGGTCTACTAACGCTATCCTCTTGAGGTAGTCTTCTGGGTCTCCCTTATGCGGGGTAGCAGTCAGTAAGAGTAGCGACGCTCTAGAATTCTTATTCACTAACTCTTTAACGAAATTATATCTTTCAGTACCTAGTCCTATCTTATGTGCTTCATCAATTATTATTAAATCCCAACTACTTCTGAGTATCTTCGTCTTAAGCGGTTCTTTCTTGGCTGTGTCTATCTTTATTAAAAACACACCTCCCTCTTCAGAATCTAAGTAATCACTAGATAGCGGGTTTAAGCCGGCTCTCACGAGTTCTGCTTCCCACTGAGTTCTGAGGCTCCTAGGTGTTAAAACTAGCACCTTACGAAACAGCTTCTTCCTGAAGCCCCAATCAATGAGTAGTATAGCTTCAACAGTCTTACCCAGCCCGATCTCATCAGCTATGAGAGCTCTGATAGGCTCTCTAAGAACTAGTCTGTATAAAAGCTCTGCTTGATGTAGGTACCCCCTAAACTCTCTCCTACCCATTAAGTAGGGTCTGAAGAGCGGGTGCTCCTGAAAGAGCTCACTCATGAAAAGCTTAATTACTTCTTTACCTGACATGATAGAGAGTCCTCAGAGAGCTTGATACTCTAAAAAGAGCTCTCAACCCGCCTCTCCTGAACCTCTCGAGAGACTCGGAGTACCAGAAGTGAAGCGAGAACGAGTCAAGAGCAGTGACCAGCTCCTTCAGATGCTCTATAGCTAGGGTGTTCCGCCTGCGCATGCCCGTAACTGCGACACAGTAAGTAACTAGCCTCTTGTGAGTGTCTTCATCAAGTATCCAGAGCCCCCTCTTAGTAGTTCTGAAGGTCTCTCCCTCAGTCCTCCTCGCAATATCTATTAAGTCATCCCTAACACACCGCAGTCTCCCGATCTCGACAGACCCCATAGGAGAGCCTCTCTTGAAGTAAGCTCTATCACCGATCCAAACAACAAAACTAGTGAATCCAGACTCTCTATCCACAGGTCTCACCCCCTACAGCAATACGCTAAGCTAGCTTTACAGCCAGATATTCTCTTATTAAGATTCTCAAGCTCTTCAACGTCCTCTACCACACCGCCTCCCTCAAAATACACAACTAGAGACTCGCACATAATGCCTGCCACAACACCGAAAACCTGCTTTAGAGACCTAGACACTGCCTCCAAGTCTTCAAGCTTTATATCCTCAGCAACTACTTCAAGCTTGGAACGCTTATCAGACTCGCCGTAAGGCAATACCTTAATCGAGGATTTCCTAACTCTCTTAACACCCCTAACAGCTTTCTTCAAAGACCTGAGAGCCTCTATCAAAACGTCAACAGGTATTGAACCACTAAACACAATACTATCACACACGGTGTCAACTGCCGGAGTTTTATCAGAACACATGGCTTTCTCAACAACTCTAACTTTCAGAACATTCCTCCTCGGCTGAACACCCTCAGACAGCCCCTCAATAAAGTAAGTGTATTCCCCAGGCGCTGAAGGAGTCCTCAAAACCCATAAAGCCTCAAAGTCTGGCACACCGCTCGCAGGCTCTACAGTACCCTCACTCACGCGTAGTCTGACCTCACTACTAAACCTACCAATCCTTTTGACCAGAACATTGACATCTACTTGGTTCGGGAATTCTCCACTCAAATCAACTAATACTTCCTTCCTCATAAGTTCTAGCTCGAACGTATCGCAAACACGCTCACTCCTGAGAACAACCTTGGAATCTTTAAAGATGTAGGCGTAGTCGTGAGGGCGACGCGTCTTGAGCTCATACAGGGGTATCTCGCCATCTTCGTGTATGACTGTATAGTACCTCCTGTTCACACACCCCTCACTCGGGATCTCCTCAACTCTCTCCAGAATCTTCAGTAACGCATCAACAGCTTTGGGCCAAGGAATAATCACGTCGCTATCTAAAACTTCAGAGATTTTCTCAAGACCCTCAATCTCCTTAAAGAAGACTTTCTCGTCTCTCAACAAACCTATTTTGAGATTTCTTATACCAGTCATTACTAGATCGCTTACAAACCTGCTCGGCACCATAGGCTTAGCGGGGTTCTCATAAAATATCTTCTTAACGTCACCAACTCTCAACTCATCACTCCATTCTTTAGAGCCTTTAATTAAGTATGGGAGGATGTCAAAATCACTAGTTTCTTCGAAAGTCTTGCCGTTATTATTGAGTGAGACCTCAGCAATCTCTAATAGAGTTTTGCCAGACTTCTCAAGAGGCACGCAACGAGCTACGTCAACCCCCTCAGCATGGTCTGGAAACACTAAATACTTGAAGTAGTTGAATAAGTGTAGCATGAAACTCTTTTTAATCTTGTTATACATCTCGCTAAGCTCTTCTTTAAGAATCTTAGCGACGGTCTTCTCAGCATATTGTCTCTCTATAGTCTTCCTTAAGTTGTCGCAGGCTATCAACCTCTTAACTTCTTTCTTAACCCTACCCCACATGTCGTTGTCGTCTGAGAGCATGACTGTCACTGTGTTCTTGTTCCTTCTAGGCACTACGGAATTGCCTGAAGCTCTATAATAAATTAACTTGTAGATATCTCCTTCAACGATCTCCCTACATCTGAAGCCACTCACAGGCTCTAACACAGTCACTAACACGTACTTCTGGTCATCAAAATCTATGACTTCAGGTCTTAAGAGAATGTATGGAACACTACTCAAGAACCTGGCTTCTGCCGGGCCGCCCTTACTCACGTCGTATGGCTTAACGTACAGCTCTCTAACCTCGTTCATGATATGACTCAAAGCCTTAGAATCCTCAACTTTACTAGCTTCGTTCTCGATCAGCTCGTTAATGTCTAGGAAAGTAGTCACCCAGTACCTGCCTTCTTTAACGTAGAGGTGAGGCACCCTATAATCTACTCCACCACTACTAATCTCGTCAAGCAACTCACTAACTCTCTTAGGAGACACCTCGTACGCTTCATATCTGAGCGGGTCGTACGTCGCTGTTATGACTTCCCGCTTAGTCGGGAAAACATTCATCGGCTCTAAGTGTGGCTTGTAGACGTAAGTCCTCAAAAACACGTAGAGCGCTAGCCTATAAGCTAAATCCCTATAAACCTCTGGACTAACTTCAGGAGGTACTGGCAACTCCTTAATCGTCTTGTTAATAATCTTGTCGATGACGTTATCGAAACTCCTGTAGTCTTCCGTGATTATTAAAGACCTTACCTCGTGGTCTCTCAAGTCTATGTCTGAGGGGGTTATCAGTAACGCATTACTCTTAGATTTCCAGAGCCTCCTAACCACTACCCTAGCTATCCTGAGAGCGTCTCTAGTCTTCTGAAGATTCTTATTCCTCTCAACAACATCCCTTAATGTTTTGATGAAGTGTGGGTGGAACGGGTAGGAATCCCTAACCTCATCAACTAAGTCTTCAAACTCCTCACTATAGCTTACTCTGAGGTTAGAAAACCTTGAAGCAGCTAACTCAGCACCACTACTCTTTACTTCCTCAAAAATTCTCTTCTTCAGTATGTTCGTGAAGTCTTCTGACGTAGTGACTGGCTTGCCAGCCCTCTCAGCAGCCCTGAATATCTCTTTACCAACCTTCTCAACAAACTCTTCGTAGCCGGGCTCTGGCTCAAGCCCCTTATCAGTTGATTCTGCAGGTATGCTGACCACTACCACGGTCTTAGAGTTCTTAGAATACTCTGAGAGTATCCTCATAAACAAGACTACCTGATCAACATACTTAGTTAGTAGCTCCCTTTCTTCAGGTCTGGGAGCTCTAGCTAACCTCCTGTAGTATATGCCGAGCTCGTCAACAAGTATCAAGACCTTCTTATCTCTCAAGATCTGTGAAACCCCGTACATCTCCGGCGCCACAAGCTTCTCATCAAGCTCCTTAACAGAGTCGTAAGTCCCTAGCTGATGCGCTATATACCCCCACAAAGTCTTGATTGTTCGGCCACCAACCGTCAGAGGCTCTATAGGTGAGGGGGAGAAAGCCTTATGCGTGCCGTCCACCACAACCAAACTCACGTCCCTAACTACCTCATCACTAGCTCCAGGCACTACACTCTTAAGTAGTTCAGGATTCTTGAATAAATGATATATGAATATCAGAGTATGTGTCTTGCCACCGCCGAAAGCTGAGGGCAAAGCTATAGTTCCTCCCCTGCCAGCACTCACTCTACTAATCAAGTCACTCACTAAATCCCTCATGAACTTCGTTACGTAAGTCCTCTCTATAAACTCACGTGAATCAACGTATATTCGGTGACCCTCACCAGCAACAACTCTGTGGAGAGAGGGCGCTACTTCTTGATCTAAACTCTTATCGAGGAGGTCTTCCCTCACCCTAACATGTCCCCACAAACTCAAGCAAGAATCACCTCAAAGTAAGTTCCCCTAAATGCGATAAAATCCTGCTACACGCTCTCCTCTCAGGGTCGCCTGAAGGCAGTACACGCGCGAAGACTCTAGCGATATTCAGTGCTTCATCAACACCTACAGTCTTCCCCTTAAGCCCCTCAATAAAGTTCTTGAACTCATCCCTACCCAGTTCTAGAGCTTTATACTCTATATAGTGCAACACATCAATAGGAGTCTTGAAGACCGGGTTCCTCAAGCTTATGTTCTTTTCTAAGAGCAACTCCTCAAAAGACTTCCTTAAAGAAGCCTCATCAACCCCCACACTAGCCTTAGGCTCTAGAAGCTCTAACTCATCACCATACCTCCCGAGAATATTGAGAGAGATGATCTTGCTCACGTCAAGACCCCCAACAGCCCCGAGAACTGACGCGAAATCCCTGTCAATCACTGCCCTCCTAAACCTACTGTAATTCCCAGGCCTGCTCACAAGCTTAACAACAATATATGAGGAAGACTCAGGACTAAAGCTCGTGCTAACACCAACAAAAACTCCAGCACCTCTAACCATAGCTTGAATAGCCGCAGGGAATATATGATTCTTAACTAACTCACTAACACTCTTATCTGGAATCAACCTAGAATACCTAGTGTAAACACTCAATACAGTACTCAAAGACTCTAAGAATAAGTTGAAGTCAGGCTTAACCCCCCTCTCTAAAACCCTCTTAACAGTCTCAGTAGCTTCATTAAGAGCCATCAAATGAGCCCTCTGCAACAACTCCTCACCACCAAGCCCCTCACGCCACACAACAACAATCGAAGAATCAAGAACTACCTTACCCCTAGCAGTAACTCTCTCCTCACTCTCAGTAGTGACAGGGAAAGCTCTAGAAACCCTCAAACCAGCCCCACGCCACCCAGCCTCAAGCAAAGCCTCCCAAGCCTCAGGACTCGTATGAGCGTAATAAGTAACTAAAACACCCCCACCTCTGAGCAACCCCCGCAACCTCTTGAAAGAATCTACTAAACCCTTCTTAAAAAACTCCACACTACTACCTAAACCAAAATGCCTAGCTCTACCCTCACTAGCCGAAACCTCCCGAGAAGCAAAAACCTCCCACTGAGTCCTAACCTCACTAAACTTAGAACAACCATTATCCAAACACTCAAAAAAAGCTTCAGCAAAGAACCTCGGAGTAAGCACAAAACCATCACTATCACTCAGAGCCCTCTTAAGCCACACATAATAAAAATCACTAAGCTCAGAATACGCTACATCATCCAGATACGGCGGATCAGTAACAATCAAATCAAACTTCTCATTAGCATCAAGCTTTCCGAGAACCTTGGCATCATCCAGTACAACCTCAACACGACTAGAACTACCTGAGACAGCGTTAATAAGATATTGAAGACCCTCAATGACGCTATTGAGGGAGCGTATATAGGAACCGACTATATTAGCGTTAGGAAGTTCTTCTATCCAGTTCCAGGTCATAGCTATGCCTCTGAAAGCTAGTGCGTGAGCGATGAATTTCGCAGTAGGCTCTATACTGGTCACTAGACAATTATGTCTCACGTGGTTGACGAGCGCTATTGCTAGGTATGTTGTTATTGCTTCTGCGTATTTGTGTGCTTTCTGCTTGTCCCAGCCCTGCTCCAGCTTCTCCTCCTCCACCCTCCTACTAGCTTCACGTATCAGCTTGACGAGCTTGACTAGGGTTAGGAGCTGGCGCGGGTTGAAGAATTGATACCATGATATAGCTCCTAGAACGGGAGTGATTCGTCTGTTTTCATACTCCGGTATCGGCTCTGTTGGTATGTCTGGGTCTCCCCACATCTGCTTAAGCTTCTCTAGTGCTTTCCAGAGTTTTTCGTTGTCTTGTTGTGTTGCTGGTTCGAATTCTAGGTTTTTGTTTGTTGTTTTTGCTTTGACTAGGATTTTAGGTCTTGCTGTTGCTTGTTTTAGTTCTTCTAGTCTTATCTCGCCTGTTAGGTATTTTTCTAGTTTTTCGTTCCATTCTTTTAGTGCTTTCTTGACTCTCCATTCGTCTCCCTTGCCTGGTTGTGTGTTGTTGCAGTGTAGGCATTTTGCTATGTTTCCTCTAGCNNNNNNNNNNNNNNNNNNNNNNNNNNNNNNNNNNNNNNNNNNNNNNNNNNNNNNNNNNNNNNNNNNNNNNNNNNNNNNNNNNNNNNNNNNNNNNNNNNGAGGGGCTTCCTAGTCCACCAGAAAACCATCTCCCAAAACTCAGGCCTCCCACCACCTTTCTTCTCCTTCAGAGAAGCCTCGTCAACCTCACTCACAGGAAACTCAAGACTCTCAAGGAAAGAACTCAATCAAGACCCCAACTTAATAGTTCCGCAAACAAAATATAAGGATTTACTACAGAAAGCAAACTACTCTTAACTCACAGTGCATGTTTATCTTTATATAGTTTTAGTCACAACATAATTATGTGGGTTTAATACGTGACAAAAGTTGTCTTAATAAAGAACGGGTGTTTTAAATGGAGAAATTATGGTTTGACTCACTGCCGATGGAGTTCTTTTATGGGGGTGTAGTCGGGGTCACTCTGGCGCCGTACGTGGGGTTGGTGAGACTTAAGTTCCTAGAAGAGATTCCGGTAAGATTCAAGCATTATGAGTCGCGCTTGAAGACTGTGAAGAATTTGGGTGATGAGGTAGTTCTCTACGTCCTACACTACGGAAAATACGTTAAGTTAGGTTCCTCAAAAGCTTCTCAAGCCTTTAGCAGGATGTATTCGCAGGCACCTATTGCTGGGATGGTAGTGTCAAAGCTAGTGGTCACGGGCGATAACGTAGATCTTGAGTCAAGTCTCGAGAGGCCTCTAGCCAATAAACTGAGTTCCTCGTTAAGAAGATTTGAAATCACTACGCGGAAGAAGGAGGTTGAAACTTTAGTCAACTACTTAATTAGTGGAAGAACAGATCAGGAGAGGGTCCTTAACGACTTAAGGAGTGTCTCAGAAGCTTCTTGGAGGTTACTGTGGGGTGTGAGAGGCTCTTACGCCCTCACGACACCACCTTCTGAGTACTGGTTTACAACACTAATTGATGATGAAAGTCTTGAAATACTACGTGCAAGTAAGTCTTTAAGAGGTCTCCCAGAACTGAGGAAGACGAAATGTGATAGGAGGTTCTGTAGAGGCACATTAACAATACTTCACAACGCTATTTGCGTGTTATGTGTTGAGTCAAAGAATTATGTTGAGTACTGCGATAAGGTATCTTATAATCTGCTTATTGAGGTGGAGTAGAATGAATACCTCTAAATACTATCTCTTAGCTTACGATGTTGCTCTAGAGAACCTCAGCACCCTATACGTGTATAAGGTGCCAGAAGAGCAGGTGGGTTTAGCTAGATACCTACTCAACCAGGAGCGAGTACCACACACTATAAGTAAAGAGCCTGGAACGACAGGTTTAAAAATCTGCACTACTGACAGAAGTAGCCTGCTTGAGAGTAAGTTGGGCTACGAATATCATGCTGAAGAGGCTAAGCCTTCAGAGAAGACACTAAATAGGCTAATCTCGTCAGCCGTGAGACTCAGATTCCTAGAGGAAGGGTGGGTTAGTTCCGTAAGTAAGATATACAAACCTGACCCCAGTAAAGCTAAGCCCTTAATAAACAATCTTGCTTTAAGATATGAGCACTCTGTTCGCCTCACAGTAGATGACTTGAGCTCTGGTAGGAAGGCACTATTCATAGACCCAACATCAAAAATAGAGTTCACCAAAACACTTGACTACATAAGTAAAGTATACCCAGAACAGGCGAAAGAAATATCTTTTATTAAGATAAAGGGGACTCCTACATCTTTCTATATAGTCCATAACGAGGAAGCTAGAGAAAGCTATAAGGAAGTATATAGTAAGGTTGCTGAAGCGATCAGTGTCTATCAAG from Zestosphaera sp. encodes:
- a CDS encoding DUF499 domain-containing protein, yielding MSLWGHVRVREDLLDKSLDQEVAPSLHRVVAGEGHRIYVDSREFIERTYVTKFMRDLVSDLISRVSAGRGGTIALPSAFGGGKTHTLIFIYHLFKNPELLKSVVPGASDEVVRDVSLVVVDGTHKAFSPSPIEPLTVGGRTIKTLWGYIAHQLGTYDSVKELDEKLVAPEMYGVSQILRDKKVLILVDELGIYYRRLARAPRPEERELLTKYVDQVVLFMRILSEYSKNSKTVVVVSIPAESTDKGLEPEPGYEEFVEKVGKEIFRAAERAGKPVTTSEDFTNILKKRIFEEVKSSGAELAASRFSNLRVSYSEEFEDLVDEVRDSYPFHPHFIKTLRDVVERNKNLQKTRDALRIARVVVRRLWKSKSNALLITPSDIDLRDHEVRSLIITEDYRSFDNVIDKIINKTIKELPVPPEVSPEVYRDLAYRLALYVFLRTYVYKPHLEPMNVFPTKREVITATYDPLRYEAYEVSPKRVSELLDEISSGGVDYRVPHLYVKEGRYWVTTFLDINELIENEASKVEDSKALSHIMNEVRELYVKPYDVSKGGPAEARFLSSVPYILLRPEVIDFDDQKYVLVTVLEPVSGFRCREIVEGDIYKLIYYRASGNSVVPRRNKNTVTVMLSDDNDMWGRVKKEVKRLIACDNLRKTIERQYAEKTVAKILKEELSEMYNKIKKSFMLHLFNYFKYLVFPDHAEGVDVARCVPLEKSGKTLLEIAEVSLNNNGKTFEETSDFDILPYLIKGSKEWSDELRVGDVKKIFYENPAKPMVPSRFVSDLVMTGIRNLKIGLLRDEKVFFKEIEGLEKISEVLDSDVIIPWPKAVDALLKILERVEEIPSEGCVNRRYYTVIHEDGEIPLYELKTRRPHDYAYIFKDSKVVLRSERVCDTFELELMRKEVLVDLSGEFPNQVDVNVLVKRIGRFSSEVRLRVSEGTVEPASGVPDFEALWVLRTPSAPGEYTYFIEGLSEGVQPRRNVLKVRVVEKAMCSDKTPAVDTVCDSIVFSGSIPVDVLIEALRSLKKAVRGVKRVRKSSIKVLPYGESDKRSKLEVVAEDIKLEDLEAVSRSLKQVFGVVAGIMCESLVVYFEGGGVVEDVEELENLNKRISGCKASLAYCCRG
- a CDS encoding DUF1156 domain-containing protein, which translates into the protein MSEVDEASLKEKKGGGRPEFWEMVFWWTRKPL
- a CDS encoding DUF1156 domain-containing protein, translating into ARGNIAKCLHCNNTQPGKGDEWRVKKALKEWNEKLEKYLTGEIRLEELKQATARPKILVKAKTTNKNLEFEPATQQDNEKLWKALEKLKQMWGDPDIPTEPIPEYENRRITPVLGAISWYQFFNPRQLLTLVKLVKLIREASRRVEEEKLEQGWDKQKAHKYAEAITTYLAIALVNHVRHNCLVTSIEPTAKFIAHALAFRGIAMTWNWIEELPNANIVGSYIRSLNSVIEGLQYLINAVSGSSSRVEVVLDDAKVLGKLDANEKFDLIVTDPPYLDDVAYSELSDFYYVWLKRALSDSDGFVLTPRFFAEAFFECLDNGCSKFSEVRTQWEVFASREVSASEGRARHFGLGSSVEFFKKGLVDSFKRLRGLLRGGGVLVTYYAHTSPEAWEALLEAGWRGAGLRVSRAFPVTTESEERVTARGKVVLDSSIVVVWREGLGGEELLQRAHLMALNEATETVKRVLERGVKPDFNLFLESLSTVLSVYTRYSRLIPDKSVSELVKNHIFPAAIQAMVRGAGVFVGVSTSFSPESSSYIVVKLVSRPGNYSRFRRAVIDRDFASVLGAVGGLDVSKIISLNILGRYGDELELLEPKASVGVDEASLRKSFEELLLEKNISLRNPVFKTPIDVLHYIEYKALELGRDEFKNFIEGLKGKTVGVDEALNIARVFARVLPSGDPERRACSRILSHLGELTLR